The sequence below is a genomic window from Nitrospirota bacterium.
TGGGATCGAACATGCAGCGCCAGGCAGTGCCTCTGCTGCACCCTGATGCTCCTGTGGTCGGCACAGGAATGGAGTTTGCAGCCGCGAAAGATTCGGGAGCTATTATACTTGCAAAGAGGGCAGGCAAGATTGAAAGCCTTGACGCAACCCGCATTGTAGTGCGAGTGAGCAACAGCGCCGGCGTAGATATTTACCCCCTTGTCAAATTTCAGCGCTCTAACCAGGCCACCTGCATAAACCAGCGGCCGATCGTGAGTGTTGGGGATTCAGTTAAAAAAGGAGATGTCCTTGCTGATGGTCAGTCAACTGACCGCGGCGATCTTGCCCTTGGGAAAAATGTGGTTGTAGCCTTTATGCCCTGGGGAGGCTATAACTTTGAGGATGCGATAATCCTGAGTGAACGTCTTGTCAAGGAGGATGTGTATACCTCAATCCATATCGAGGAGTTCGAGATCGAGGCCCGGGAGACAAAGCTCGGACCTGAAGAGATAACCAGGGATATTCCGAATGTAGGCGAGGAAGCCTTAAAGGATCTTGACGAGTTCGGTATCATAAGAATCGGCGCTGAGGTTAAGCCTGGAGATATCCTTGTCGGCAAGGTCACGCCGAAAGGGGAAACCCAGCTTACCCCTGAGGAGAAACTGCTCAGGGCGATCTTCGGCGAGAAGGCAGAGGAGGTCAAGGAGAGCTGTCTTTATGTGCCGCCAGGAATCGAGGGTACGGTTGTTGATGTCAGGATCTTCTCAAGGAAGGGCATTGCCAAGGATGGAAGGGCAAAGAGCATTGAAGATGACGATATTCAGAGACTCCAGCGTGATCTTGAGGAAGAGATCAAGATCATTAAGGAAGAGAAATCTACAAAGCTGAGCCAACTTTTCATTGGGCAGCGCGTGGCAGAAGAGGTTAAGCATTCCAAGACAAAGGAAGTGATCTGCGCAAAAGGGAAGACCCTGACTGAAGAGCACCTTGAGAACATCAGAGACGAACATCTGATGCGCATTAAGGTGATGGATGACAGCGTACAGGCCAAGATCGATACGATCAATAACGATTCAAACCAGTATGTGCGGGATCTTGAGAAGCGATATGACCAGAAAGTCGAACAGATCAGAAAGGGCGATGAACTCCCTCCCGGCGTTAACAAGCTTGCTAAATGCTATATTGCAATGAAACGCAAGATACAGATCGGTGACAAGATGGCAGGACGACACGGAAACAAGGGTGTTGTTGCGACGGTTGTTCCCGAGGAAGATCTGCCGTTTCTCCCTGATGGCACGCCTGTAGACGTTGTCCTGAATCCCCTGGGCGTTCCGTCCCGCATGAATGTCGGCCAGATCCTGGAGAATCATCTGGGCTGGGCGGCGAAGTCCGTTGGAAAGATGGTCAGAGAACTTATGGACAGGCGGGGATCACTGACTGAGATAAAAAAATGTGTAAGCGACGTTATTTCCGACGTAATTGACGACAAGACGAAAATAAGTGAATATGTCGATGATATCGACCAGGCAGTGGCTCAGGATATCGCTCAGCATGGTATCTTTATCGCTTCACCGGTTTTTGAGGGTACAAAAGAAGAGCAGATACGTAAGCTGTTTAAGAAGACAGGGATATTGAAGACCGGTCAAACAGTGCTTTATGATGGTAAAACAGGGGAACGCTTTGAGCGTGAGGTGACCGTTGGCGTTATGTACATGCTCAAGCTTCATCACCTTGTCGACGACAAGCTCCATGCCCGCTCCATTGGCCCGTATTCTCTGGTTACACAGCAGCCTCTTGGCGGCAAGGCACAGTTTGGAGGACAGAGACTGGGCGAGATGGAAGTATGGGCTTTGGAGGCATATGGCGCTGCCCATACACTCCAGGAATTTCTGACGGTTAAGAGCGACGATGTCTCGGGAAGGGCAAGAATGTATGAGGCTATTGTGAAGGGTGATGCAACCCTCGAGCCCGGTGTGCCTGAGTCATTCCATGTATTAATAAAAGAACTCCAGAGCCTTGGTCTCGATCTAGAGCTTTTGGAGAAAAAGAAGAAGGGGGAATAGGATGACAGAAGACATTTATTCCATATTCCAAAAGCCAAAAAATCCGACCGATTTCGAAGCAATGAGAATAAAGCTTGCATCACCGGAAAAGATCAGAGAGTGGTCGTTCGGCGAGGTAAAGAAACCCGAAACGATCAATTACCGCACATTCAAGCCTGAGCGCGATGGTCTCTTTTGCGCAAAAATATTTGGTCCCATAAAAGACTGGGAATGTATCTGCGGAAAATACAAGAGAATGAAACACCGCGGCATTGTCTGCGATAAGTGCGGTGTAGAGGTTATCCAGTCAAAGGTGAGGCGCGAGAGGCTCGGTCATATTGAGCTGGCGAGTCCGGTTGCTCATATCTGGTTTCTTAAGGGCGTTCCAAGCCGTATCGGCATTCTTCTCGATATGACCATGAGGAATCTTGAAAAGGTCCTCTACTTCGAGAGCTATATTGTTATTGACCCGGGAGATACACCTCTTAAGGCGAGGGAACTCCTTACGGACGATGAGCATAAAAAGAAGTTTTCGGAATACGGGACCAGGTTCAAGGTCGGCATGGGAGCTGAGGCTATCAGGGAACTGCTCAGAGCAATAGATCTTGAGCCGCTCAGCATTGAGCTGAAGACCAAGATCAAGGAAGCTGCCTCCATCGGCGTCAAGAAGAAGCTTACGAAAAGACTGAAGGTCGTGGAGGCTTTCAGAAAGTCAGAGAACAAACCTGATTGGATGATCATGGATGTTATCCCGGTTCTTCCTCCTGACCTGAGGCCGCTCGTTCCTCTCGAGGGTGGACGGTTTGCAACTTCAGACCTGAACGACCTTTACCGGAGAGTTATCAACAGGAATAATAGGCTTAAGAGGCTTGTGGAACTTAAAGCGCCGAGTGTCATCATTAAGAATGAAAAGAGAATGCTCCAGGAGGCGGTCGATGCTCTTTTCGATAATGGCCGCAGGTCCAAAGTTCTGAAGACAGCCACGAAAAGACCGCTCAAATCCCTGAGCGACATGATAAAGGGCAAGCAGGGACGGTTCAGGCAGAATCTTCTGGGGAAAAGAGTAGACTATTCAGGCAGATCCGTTATCGTTGTCGGTCCTGATCTGAAGCTTCACCAGTGCGGGCTTCCCAAGAGAATGGCACTTGAACTGTTCAAGCCGTTTATCTTCAATAAGCTTGAGGAAAAGGGATATGCGACAACGATAAAGGCGGCAAAAAAACTCGTTGAAAAAGAGTCTCCTGAAGTTTGGGACGCACTTGAAGAGGTGATCCGGGAAACGCCGGTGCTCCTCAACCGTGCCCCTACCCTGCACAGGCTCGGTATCCAGGCATTTGATCCTATCCTTGTAGAAGGCAAGGCCATCAAACTTCACCCGCTTGTTTGTACTGCGTTCAACGCAGATTTTGACGGTGACCAGATGGCTGTTCACGTACCGCTTTCGATAGAAGCGCAGGTCGAGGCAAGGGTTCTGATGATGTCGGTCAATAATGTTCTTTCCCCTGCTAATGGCAAGCCCATTCTGCTTCCAACGCAGGATATGGTCCTTGGTATCTATTATCTCATGAAAGAGAGAAAGGGAGCCAAGGGTGAAGGCATGGTCTTCTCTGATCCTCAGGATGTGAGAGTTGCCTATGATGCCGGCCGCCTGAGCGAGCATGCAAAGATCAAAGTGCGCATTGATGGTGTGATGACGGATACAACAACCGGAAGAGTGCTTTTTTACGAGATTGTTCCAAAAATGACAAAAGAAGCCCAAGGCATAGCTTTTGAGGATATTAATAAGGACATGACCAAGAAGGCGCTTTCGAAGATTATCGAGGATTCATACAAGAGGGTCGGAAGACGTGAAACTGTCGTGTTCCTTGACAATCTCGAAGAGCTCGGCTTCCATCACGCGACCAATTCAGGCATCTCAATCTGCATGGCAGACATGCATATTCCGGTCAAGAAAAAAGAGATGATAGACCAGGCCGAAAAGGACGTTATGGAGGTCCAGAGCCAGTATGCGGACGGACTCATTACCCAGGGTGAGCGATACAATAAGGTGATCGATATCTGGGCAAATGTCACTGAGCGCATTGCTGACGAGATGATGAAGGAGCTTGGCGCCGAGGACGAGAAGGTGGCCTCAGAAGAAGAACTGCAGGAGAAGAGATCTTTTAACAGCATATTTATGATGGCCGATTCTGGCGCGCGAGGGAGTACGGCTCAGATCAGACAGCTTGCAGGCATGAGAGGCTTGATGGCAAAACCTTCAGGTGAGATTATTGAAACGCCGATCACCGCCAACTTCAGGGAAGGTCTCACGCCTCTTCAGTATTTTATCTCAACGCACGGAGCGCGTAAGGGTCTTGCTGATACGGCGTTGAAAACAGCCAATTCAGGATATCTCACCCGGAGGCTTGTTGACGTTGCTCAGGATGTTCTCATTACAGAGGATGACTGTGGAACTACAGACGGCATTGAGGTCACCAATCTTATTGAGGGCGGTGAGATCATCCAGCAGCTTGAGGAGAGACTGGTCGGAAGATATTCGGTTGAGGATATCAAGGATCAGGACAAAGTCATGATCGTAAAAAGAAATCACGAGATAACCGAGGAAATCGCAAAGGCGATTATCGAGGCGCCAAAAGACAGGGTGAAGATCAGGTCAGTACTCACCTGCATTTCCAAATTCGGTGTCTGTGCAAAGTGCTATGGAAGGGACCTTGGCAGGGGAGGATATGTTGAGACCGGAGAGTCGGTCGGTATCATCGCTGCCCAGTCCATTGGCGAGCCGGGAACACAGCTTACCATGAGAACGTTCCATATTGGCGGAACGGCTTCCAAGGTTGTTGCGCAGACTGTTCTTGAAGCAAAACATTCGGGAACTGTTAAGTTCATCAATATTAATACGGTCAAGAATCGTGAGGGATTCTATGTTGTCATGAACAGAAACGGCAACATAGCAATTACTGATTCAAAAGGCAGGGAGCGTGAGAAATACTCTGTTGTGTATGGTGCCAAGCTCCACGTTGAGGAGGGTAAGAGGGTTGAGATCGGTCAGAAGTTGGTCGAGTGGGATCCTTACTCGGTGCCAATCCTCACTGAGGTTGGCGGCAGAATTGCGCTGGGAGACATCATAGAAGGCGTTACAGTCAAGGAAGAGGTTGATGAAACAACAGGACTTTCCCATAAGGTGATCATTGAATATCCTGTGAATATGCGACCGAGAATTTCGATCAAGGATGAGCATGGAAAGTCAACGCTCAAAATCCCGAGTACAGGCAATCTTGCACGGTATCAGCTGCCTTCCGGAGCGCATATTATTGTAGACAAGCACAGTATCGTTTATCCCGGAGACATTCTTGCCAAAATGCCACGGGAGACAACAAAAACCAAGGATATAACCGGCGGTCTTCCGAGAGTTGCCGAGCTTTTTGAGGCGCGGAAGCCCAAGGAACAGGCAGTTGTCTCGGAGATTGACGGTATTGTCGAGTTCCGGAGCGCGCTGAAAGGCAAGCGTGTAGTTGTTGTTAAGGGTGGTGAGTTCACGAAGGAATATGATATCCCCAAGGGTAAACACGTGAGTGTGCATGAGGGTGACTGGGTTAAGGCTGGAGAGGCACTAATGGATGGTGCTGTAAATCCCCATAGCATCCTCGATATCCTTGGACCAAGAGAGCTTCAGAGTTATCTTGTTGATGAGGTTCAGAAAGTGTACCGCCTGCAGGGTGTTTCGATCAACGATAAACATATCGAGACGATCGTGCGCCAGATGATGAAGAAAGTGCGGATCGAGGATGCCGGAGATACGACATTCCTCATTGGCGAGCAGGTGGACAGAATAGCATTTCAGGATGAAAACACGAGGGTCAAGGCTGAAAGCGGCAAGCCTGCACAGGGCAAGCCCCTGCTTCTTGGTATTACCAAGGCATCGCTTACCACAGACAGTTTCATCTCTGCTGCATCATTCCAGGAGACAACCCGCGTTCTTACCGAGGCTGCGATCAACGGCAGTATCGATGAACTTCGCGGATTGAAGGAGAACGTTATCATGGGCAGGATTATCCCTGCCGGCACAGGCATGAAGTATTATCGCAATACGTTTGTCCAGCGTGAACAGAGCCCAGTTGTTCCTGAGGAGACTCCGGCGACTGCAGAGTAAATAGCACCGCACAAAAAAATCCCCTGAAGCCCTGTTCAAATGGGCTTCAGGGGATTTTTTGTCTTTAATCTTATTTCAGGCCAATTTCTTTGGCAACTTTTTTGATCATCTTCTTGTCGTTCTTTAGAATATTCATGCAACGATCACCCTTGTTCAGGACCGCCTCGGTAAAGGCATTGGCTGTCTGATATTTTTCCCTCATTGCCTCTTTTGATATGGCAGTCTTTCCGTCATGGCAGGATGCACACATCTTGGTCCAAAACTGCGTTCGAGCCACTGCGTGACTGTTCGAAATAAAGATGCTGCTTAAAAACAATGCCATAAGCAGCATGAGACATATCGACCTGATTTTCATGTCCATCACCTCGTTATCATATCGCTGACGCCGACTATTGCAATGCCAGCTTCTTCGGCCTTTTTAATAAGTTTTTCTTTTTTCAGAATAATACTCTTTCCCGACTCAACAGCAAGCACCCGTGCCTGAACATTAAACATAGATCTGAGCGTGTCGGGGCCAACGACCGGCACATCGAAACGCATATCCTGCTGCGGCTTACTCACCTTAATAATGACTGCCCCGCTTCCTGCAAGTGCGCCTCCTCTTTTGATTGCCTCGTCAGTTCCTTCTATCGCTTCTATGGCCATAACAGCCTGATTCTTGACGATAACCGTCTGGCCAATATCGAGCCTTCCGATCTCCTTTGCTATCCTCCATCCATAGGCAATATCCTTCCACTCATTCTCTGTAGGCCCCTCTTTTGTGAGCACGCCTTCGGGTGTAAGCAACGAGGATGTGAAATCAGTGGTGTTTAATAGGGCAATGCCTTCCTTTTTCAGTTCTTTTGCTAAAGCAAGGAGAATTGAGTCGTCACTCTTGTCTTTCAGCGAAAAAAGAAGCTTAATCGCTCTAAGGTCAGGCAAGATCTTACTCTTGTAGAGCAGGGACTTTGGGACCTTGCCTGCCATCACAGCCTCTTTTACCCCTGATTCTTTCAAAAAACCCATAATCTCACCGAGTTTGCCGACATTAATCCACTTGATCTCATCAACAGTCAAGGCAAGAGACTTTTCTGCAAGAGGTTCAAGCCCCACGGCAACAATTTCGTATCCCTTGGCGCGAGCTTCTTCAGCAATCGCCTTTGGAAGATCTCCATTTCCGGCGATTAGGCCAAGCTTAAGCTTTACCTGCATATCCCTCGTTTGTTCTTTTCAATGAACTCAATGAGGCTCCCGATCTCGGGAAATTCACTGAAATCTTCTTTTACCTTCCTGACAGCATCTTTGAGCGACCGTTTTTCTCGAAAGAGAATTTTGTATGCTTTTTTTATCGCGGTTATTGCCTGGTCTGAAAAACCGTGTCTTTTTAACCCGATTGTGTTAGGGCCGAAGAGTTTTGCCCGCGAACCTGCCGCAACCATATATGGGGGCACGTCCTGAACAACTCCGCTGAGGCCGCCTATCATTGCATATTGCCCAATTCTTGTGTACTGGTGTACAGCTGCCAGCCCACCTATTATGGTGAAGTCCTCTACCAATACGTGACCCGCCAGCGTTGCAGCGTTTGCCATGATGACGTGATTTCCTACTCTGCAATTGTGCGCAATATGGACATAGGCCATGAAATAGTTGTTATTACCCACTACAGTTGTTTCATCTCCGCCGACTGATGCCCTATGGATCGTTACGTATTCACGAATTACGTTGTCGTTTCCGATGATGAGTTTAGTTGGTTCTCCCTTGTACTTGAGGTCCTGAGGCGGAAATCCTATGCTTGAAAAAGGATAGAAGGTGCAGTTCTCGCCGATCTCGGTATTACCTTCAATAATTATGTGCGAAAAAAGCTTTGTGCCTTTGCTGATGCGCGCACCTTTCTTGACTACACAGTAGGGGCCGATATCGACATCTGCATCTATTTTCGCTTTGGGATTAATGATCGCTGTTTTGTGGATCGTTGATTTCATGGTTCAGATCTCCTGATTCGTGAGCATGGCGGTGAGATACGCCTCGGCTACGACTTTGTCATCAACCTTTGCCACGCCGGAGAGCTTCCAGACATTGCCCCGCTGCTGTATGACTTTTAATTCCATTTTCAGCTGATCACCGGGCACGACCGGTTTTCTGAACTTTGCCTTTTCAATGCTCATAAAAAAAACGGATTTTGCATCAGTGCCAGTGCTGAATGCAAGCACACCGCCTACCTGTGCCATGGCTTCTATGATGAGTACTCCCGGCATGATAGGCTGACCGGGAAAATGTCCCTGAAAAAAAGGCTCATTGATCGTTACATTTTTTATTCCCGTTATGCTTACGCTGGGTTCCATTGCTATAATCCGGTCAACGAGCAGAAAAGGATATCTGTGCGGCAGTTTTTTCATAATATCGACAACATTCATCATAAGGTCTCTCCTTTGACCAGACGGTCTATTTTTTCTTCAAGTTCCCTGATCCTCTTATTCATTTCAGGCAGTTTAGCGAATAGTGCCTGAGACCGCAACCAGCTGGCATGCGGTATCGCCGGGGTGCCGGAATAGACACCCTTCTTCAGGCGACCCTTCATAACGCCTGCTCCTCCAGCCACCATGGTGCCAGAATCAATGGTGGTGTGATCGCCTACACCGACCTGACCCCCAAGAATGACAAAATCGCCGATTTCAGTGCTTCCTGCTATACCAACTTGAGAAACGATAAGGGATCTTTCTCCTATCGAAACATTATGGGCAATCTGGCAAAGGTTATCAATTTTTGCCCCTTTTTTTATGAGAGTGTTGCCAAGAGTCGCCCGGTCAATGGAGACATTTGAGCCTATTTCAACATCATCTTCGAGGATTACTCCGCCAACCTGGGGGATCTTGTAATGTTCACCTTTTTCCAATACGTAGCCATATCCGTCAGAGCCGATGACCGTTCCCGCGTGAATAGTAACCCTGTCTCCAATAGTGATCCCTTCTCTGATCGTTACATTCGGATAGATGAGGCAGCCTGAGCCAATCCTTGTATGTTCTCCTATAAAAACCCCTGGCATAATGACAGAGTTGCTTCCTATAATCGCATGAGCGGAAACAACAGCAAAGGGATAAATAGATACATTGCTGCCTAGAGAAGCACTCTCTGCAATAAAAGCCTCTGAGCTTATTGCCGCGGGATAAGATGCTTTTGGATAAAAGCACTCAATTGCCTTAGCGAAGCCGTAATAGGGATTCATGACCTTGATCTGCGGAATTGTAAGGCCGGGGATCACTTCTTTTACTATAACGCAGGAAGCCTTGGTGTCGGAAAGATACTTGAGGAACTGGGATGAGGCGACAAAGGTTATGTCACCCTCCTTTGCCTCTCTGACACCTGAAACCCCTGTAATAACACGTTCAGGGTCTCCAATGACCTCCCCGTTTACGATCTCTGCAAACTCATTAATGTTCATAGGACCTTTTATAAGCAGTGAGATAAAAAAGCCTCCTCAAAAACAGGAGGCTTTTTGAGATGAGGACAGTGCTGTCTTATTTCTTTGTTTTTACTTTCGATTCGTTATGTTTCTTTATAACGACCTCAGTCAGGTCGATCTCTTTTGTTGAATAAAGGATCTGACCTTCGGCATTTTCAAGAATAAGCGTGTAGGCATCATCCTGTCCGATCTTCTGAATAATGGCACGAATATCTTTCAATATGTCGCCTGTCAGTTCACTTTCTTTTTTCTTGACCTCACTCTGCGAGTCTGAAACAAGCCGCTGGTACTCCCTGATCAGCCGCTCGAGTTCTTCCTCTTTGGTCTTTCGTGCATCCTGAGAAAGCACTGAAGCCTGCTTTTCAAGATCATTCTTCCCCTTCTCTATCGCCTTGCCCTTTTCGTCTATCACGCCCTGCTTTGATTTGATCAGAAATTCCAGATCAGACTTCGCTTTTTTCCCTGATTCAGATTCATTGAGCGCCTTAACGAGGTCTACGAACCCAATTTTGAGAGTGTCTGCTGCAAAAACTGTCGAACTGCCAAGCAATAAAACAACCACTATAAGCCATGCTACTTTTCTCATGCTGTCTCTCCTTGTATATAGTTAGAAAAAGCTTCCGAATGCAAACTCAAATTTACTTGTGCTTTCGTCATGTTTTGGGGCAAGATTGTATCCCCACTCAAGCCGTATCGGACCAAAAGGTGATATCCACCGGATACCGAGTCCGGCAGTGTATCTCAACTTGCCCAGATCGCTGAAATTGTCATACGCATTTCCCGCATCGAAAAAAGTAAGACCTTTCAACTTCATCTCAGCAGAAAGAGGGAAGATATACTCAAAGTTAAAAATGAGTTCCGAAGTGCCGCCTATCGGATCATTCGTAGCCGTGTCGCGAGGACCAGCTTCGCCAAAGCCAAGCCCTCTGACGGTATTAATCCCCCCGACATAGAAGCGTTCGTACAGAGGAAGTTTCTTCCCGAAAAGCGCCTTTGAATATCCTAATCGTCCCCGTGCCATAAACGTTGTCTCACCTATCGGGAAGAACCAGCCCGAATCGATGACTGCCTTGACGAAACCGTTTGTCCCTCCGAGCCCTGCCAATGTAACGGTCAGAGAGTTTCTCGAGCCCCTTGACGGATCCAGATAGTTGTCTCTGCTGTCGCGCGTGATGGAGGGGGTGATGCTGCTTGTCGTGCTTGTCCCGGCCTGGTCAGTTACAATGCTTGACGCACCTTCTTTGATATTATCAATGGTCGCCCTTTCAAAGTTGTAGGTAATGTCACCCTTCCAGAACTCATCAAAAGACTTTCCCAATCCGAGATAGAACCCGTATGCCTGCTTGTTATATTCAATATACTCACGGTGGTGCCGATAGATGCCTGTAGAAAGAGAGATGGGTTTGTCACGGAAGTACGGATCGCGGAAGGAAAGTTCGTAATATGAAGTTTTGCCGCCCAGTTCCCCTTTAACCTTGACGTATTGTCCTTTTCCAAAAAGATTTCCCTGCGTAATATCAGCTGTTGCAATGAATCCATCTGCCGAACTATATCCGCCACCGATACTCATGAAGCCGGTAGGCCGCTCTTTTACCTTGACGTCAATATCAACGGATTTGTCTTCATTTTTCGGTTTTGGAACCATATCAACGGTTTCAAAGAATCCGAGATTGTTGATTCGTTCATAGCTTCTTTTGAGCTTGGAACTATCAAATGTATCGCCTTCATCAAGCCTGATCTCTCTTCTGATGACCTTATCCCTGGTCTTCTGGTTACCGGATATCTCAACTCTGCCGATCCGGTATTTGTCACCTTCCTCGATGCCGAGCACAATCTGGACGGTCTTGCTCTGGTCATCAGGTGTAAGGTTCGGAACGACGGAGACAAGCGCGTACCCGTTCCTCGAATAGAGTTCAGAAATGGCAAGCATATCTTTCTCCAGGATATTTTTCTGGAAAAGGCTGTTTGGTTTAAGCGTCACTTTTTTCCTGATCATATCTGCATCATAGAGCTTGTTGCCTATGATCTCAAGGGACGCGACCTTGTACTGCTCGCCC
It includes:
- the rpoC gene encoding DNA-directed RNA polymerase subunit beta', with the translated sequence MTEDIYSIFQKPKNPTDFEAMRIKLASPEKIREWSFGEVKKPETINYRTFKPERDGLFCAKIFGPIKDWECICGKYKRMKHRGIVCDKCGVEVIQSKVRRERLGHIELASPVAHIWFLKGVPSRIGILLDMTMRNLEKVLYFESYIVIDPGDTPLKARELLTDDEHKKKFSEYGTRFKVGMGAEAIRELLRAIDLEPLSIELKTKIKEAASIGVKKKLTKRLKVVEAFRKSENKPDWMIMDVIPVLPPDLRPLVPLEGGRFATSDLNDLYRRVINRNNRLKRLVELKAPSVIIKNEKRMLQEAVDALFDNGRRSKVLKTATKRPLKSLSDMIKGKQGRFRQNLLGKRVDYSGRSVIVVGPDLKLHQCGLPKRMALELFKPFIFNKLEEKGYATTIKAAKKLVEKESPEVWDALEEVIRETPVLLNRAPTLHRLGIQAFDPILVEGKAIKLHPLVCTAFNADFDGDQMAVHVPLSIEAQVEARVLMMSVNNVLSPANGKPILLPTQDMVLGIYYLMKERKGAKGEGMVFSDPQDVRVAYDAGRLSEHAKIKVRIDGVMTDTTTGRVLFYEIVPKMTKEAQGIAFEDINKDMTKKALSKIIEDSYKRVGRRETVVFLDNLEELGFHHATNSGISICMADMHIPVKKKEMIDQAEKDVMEVQSQYADGLITQGERYNKVIDIWANVTERIADEMMKELGAEDEKVASEEELQEKRSFNSIFMMADSGARGSTAQIRQLAGMRGLMAKPSGEIIETPITANFREGLTPLQYFISTHGARKGLADTALKTANSGYLTRRLVDVAQDVLITEDDCGTTDGIEVTNLIEGGEIIQQLEERLVGRYSVEDIKDQDKVMIVKRNHEITEEIAKAIIEAPKDRVKIRSVLTCISKFGVCAKCYGRDLGRGGYVETGESVGIIAAQSIGEPGTQLTMRTFHIGGTASKVVAQTVLEAKHSGTVKFININTVKNREGFYVVMNRNGNIAITDSKGREREKYSVVYGAKLHVEEGKRVEIGQKLVEWDPYSVPILTEVGGRIALGDIIEGVTVKEEVDETTGLSHKVIIEYPVNMRPRISIKDEHGKSTLKIPSTGNLARYQLPSGAHIIVDKHSIVYPGDILAKMPRETTKTKDITGGLPRVAELFEARKPKEQAVVSEIDGIVEFRSALKGKRVVVVKGGEFTKEYDIPKGKHVSVHEGDWVKAGEALMDGAVNPHSILDILGPRELQSYLVDEVQKVYRLQGVSINDKHIETIVRQMMKKVRIEDAGDTTFLIGEQVDRIAFQDENTRVKAESGKPAQGKPLLLGITKASLTTDSFISAASFQETTRVLTEAAINGSIDELRGLKENVIMGRIIPAGTGMKYYRNTFVQREQSPVVPEETPATAE
- the lpxI gene encoding UDP-2,3-diacylglucosamine diphosphatase LpxI (LpxI, functionally equivalent to LpxH, replaces it in LPS biosynthesis in a minority of bacteria.), encoding MQVKLKLGLIAGNGDLPKAIAEEARAKGYEIVAVGLEPLAEKSLALTVDEIKWINVGKLGEIMGFLKESGVKEAVMAGKVPKSLLYKSKILPDLRAIKLLFSLKDKSDDSILLALAKELKKEGIALLNTTDFTSSLLTPEGVLTKEGPTENEWKDIAYGWRIAKEIGRLDIGQTVIVKNQAVMAIEAIEGTDEAIKRGGALAGSGAVIIKVSKPQQDMRFDVPVVGPDTLRSMFNVQARVLAVESGKSIILKKEKLIKKAEEAGIAIVGVSDMITR
- the lpxA gene encoding acyl-ACP--UDP-N-acetylglucosamine O-acyltransferase, with translation MKSTIHKTAIINPKAKIDADVDIGPYCVVKKGARISKGTKLFSHIIIEGNTEIGENCTFYPFSSIGFPPQDLKYKGEPTKLIIGNDNVIREYVTIHRASVGGDETTVVGNNNYFMAYVHIAHNCRVGNHVIMANAATLAGHVLVEDFTIIGGLAAVHQYTRIGQYAMIGGLSGVVQDVPPYMVAAGSRAKLFGPNTIGLKRHGFSDQAITAIKKAYKILFREKRSLKDAVRKVKEDFSEFPEIGSLIEFIEKNKRGICR
- the fabZ gene encoding 3-hydroxyacyl-ACP dehydratase FabZ: MMNVVDIMKKLPHRYPFLLVDRIIAMEPSVSITGIKNVTINEPFFQGHFPGQPIMPGVLIIEAMAQVGGVLAFSTGTDAKSVFFMSIEKAKFRKPVVPGDQLKMELKVIQQRGNVWKLSGVAKVDDKVVAEAYLTAMLTNQEI
- the lpxD gene encoding UDP-3-O-(3-hydroxymyristoyl)glucosamine N-acyltransferase, which encodes MNINEFAEIVNGEVIGDPERVITGVSGVREAKEGDITFVASSQFLKYLSDTKASCVIVKEVIPGLTIPQIKVMNPYYGFAKAIECFYPKASYPAAISSEAFIAESASLGSNVSIYPFAVVSAHAIIGSNSVIMPGVFIGEHTRIGSGCLIYPNVTIREGITIGDRVTIHAGTVIGSDGYGYVLEKGEHYKIPQVGGVILEDDVEIGSNVSIDRATLGNTLIKKGAKIDNLCQIAHNVSIGERSLIVSQVGIAGSTEIGDFVILGGQVGVGDHTTIDSGTMVAGGAGVMKGRLKKGVYSGTPAIPHASWLRSQALFAKLPEMNKRIRELEEKIDRLVKGETL
- a CDS encoding OmpH family outer membrane protein, with the translated sequence MRKVAWLIVVVLLLGSSTVFAADTLKIGFVDLVKALNESESGKKAKSDLEFLIKSKQGVIDEKGKAIEKGKNDLEKQASVLSQDARKTKEEELERLIREYQRLVSDSQSEVKKKESELTGDILKDIRAIIQKIGQDDAYTLILENAEGQILYSTKEIDLTEVVIKKHNESKVKTKK
- the bamA gene encoding outer membrane protein assembly factor BamA; protein product: MRNTVLLTIVFVMASYTGLFAQGQPLVNAIEVKGLKRIEEGAVKAKLSHKLGEPISQEKTNEDIKSIFKLGYFEDVKVEIEAFEGGVKLFYLVREKPAIIRIELQGNKQIEDAKIREKISITPGSIADTVLIQDNASKIGKYYEEEGYWLTNIVPVIKKVSENEVTLTYQIDEGDKIKIKSIAIEGNKNLSAGKIKKVMETKEWWLFSFIGSGGYLKKDQLDADMERVRNLYFNNGFLKVVVGEPEIAVDKEKKGMTIKLRIAEGEQYKVASLEIIGNKLYDADMIRKKVTLKPNSLFQKNILEKDMLAISELYSRNGYALVSVVPNLTPDDQSKTVQIVLGIEEGDKYRIGRVEISGNQKTRDKVIRREIRLDEGDTFDSSKLKRSYERINNLGFFETVDMVPKPKNEDKSVDIDVKVKERPTGFMSIGGGYSSADGFIATADITQGNLFGKGQYVKVKGELGGKTSYYELSFRDPYFRDKPISLSTGIYRHHREYIEYNKQAYGFYLGLGKSFDEFWKGDITYNFERATIDNIKEGASSIVTDQAGTSTTSSITPSITRDSRDNYLDPSRGSRNSLTVTLAGLGGTNGFVKAVIDSGWFFPIGETTFMARGRLGYSKALFGKKLPLYERFYVGGINTVRGLGFGEAGPRDTATNDPIGGTSELIFNFEYIFPLSAEMKLKGLTFFDAGNAYDNFSDLGKLRYTAGLGIRWISPFGPIRLEWGYNLAPKHDESTSKFEFAFGSFF